One Edaphobacter flagellatus genomic region harbors:
- a CDS encoding RraA family protein, with protein MDNQTTNISGHHATQTDLDLFKHIEENLYTAVISDSLDELGHRNQVLREFIRPLSPADRFAGWARTFSCVDMDYIPADPYAMEIAALDSVLPGEVVIASTGGSLQNAPWGELLSTAAYVRGARGAVIEGLVRDVRKIQELGFPVFARGIKPVDSKGRGAIVDYNVPIECAGAYVCPGDLIFADYDGVVAVPAAVLPQVIQLATDKVSKENGSRADLLRGAYLKDVFAKYGVL; from the coding sequence ATGGATAATCAAACCACTAACATCTCAGGACATCACGCGACCCAAACGGATCTTGACCTGTTCAAACATATCGAAGAAAACCTGTATACGGCTGTCATATCGGACTCCTTAGACGAATTAGGACATCGAAATCAGGTCCTGCGTGAATTTATACGCCCGCTCTCCCCTGCTGATCGATTTGCAGGATGGGCTCGTACCTTCTCCTGTGTCGACATGGACTACATTCCTGCGGACCCATACGCCATGGAGATTGCCGCGCTCGATTCCGTTCTTCCTGGAGAAGTAGTTATCGCTTCAACAGGAGGCTCACTGCAGAATGCACCCTGGGGGGAACTGCTATCGACTGCCGCGTATGTCAGAGGTGCACGCGGAGCGGTAATTGAAGGTCTGGTGCGGGACGTTCGAAAGATCCAGGAGCTGGGCTTCCCTGTCTTCGCACGGGGCATTAAGCCCGTGGACTCCAAAGGTCGCGGCGCCATCGTCGACTATAACGTCCCCATCGAATGCGCTGGTGCTTATGTCTGCCCTGGCGATCTTATCTTCGCCGACTACGACGGTGTCGTCGCTGTTCCTGCTGCAGTTCTTCCTCAAGTCATCCAACTTGCTACCGACAAGGTATCGAAAGAAAACGGAAGTCGCGCCGACCTCCTTCGAGGCGCCTATCTCAAAGATGTGTTCGCAAAATACGGCGTGCTATAG
- a CDS encoding SDR family NAD(P)-dependent oxidoreductase has protein sequence MDRIKNKVAIVTGGANGIGRAICELFAEEGAWVLIADIDEPGGKELAATIRSKGGEAEFCRTDVTREDDVKCAVAMAAGHNGRVDILCNNAAYLSPDFHAALESTEKEWRGCIDVALLGTHSFTKAALPYMIDQRQGSIVNIVSIQGMEGMMTSVAYTATKAALLGYCMSVSYDYGLHNIRINSLCPGPIQTRISADPLDPHFQWQCDQTTLGRVGYPREVAWAALFLASEEASFITGITLPVDGGWTSSSARKRT, from the coding sequence ATGGACAGAATTAAGAACAAAGTCGCGATTGTTACCGGTGGAGCTAATGGGATCGGTCGGGCTATCTGCGAACTATTTGCCGAGGAAGGTGCCTGGGTGTTGATTGCCGATATCGATGAGCCCGGAGGGAAGGAACTGGCAGCAACGATACGATCGAAAGGTGGAGAGGCGGAATTTTGCCGGACGGACGTGACCCGGGAAGACGACGTGAAGTGTGCTGTGGCAATGGCCGCGGGGCACAACGGGCGTGTCGATATCCTCTGCAACAATGCAGCGTATCTCTCCCCTGACTTCCATGCTGCTCTGGAGTCAACGGAGAAGGAATGGCGCGGCTGCATCGATGTGGCCTTGCTGGGAACACATTCGTTTACCAAAGCGGCGCTGCCCTACATGATCGACCAGAGGCAGGGATCGATTGTGAATATTGTGTCCATCCAGGGGATGGAGGGCATGATGACGTCGGTTGCCTACACCGCGACGAAGGCGGCGCTGCTGGGCTACTGCATGAGCGTCTCGTACGACTACGGCCTGCATAACATTCGAATCAACTCGCTTTGTCCCGGACCGATCCAGACGCGTATCTCGGCCGATCCGCTCGATCCTCATTTCCAGTGGCAGTGTGACCAGACGACGCTCGGCCGCGTTGGCTATCCCCGAGAAGTAGCGTGGGCCGCGTTGTTTCTGGCCTCGGAGGAGGCTTCCTTCATTACTGGCATCACCCTGCCAGTGGATGGGGGATGGACATCGAGTTCTGCGCGGAAACGTACATAA
- a CDS encoding GH39 family glycosyl hydrolase, producing MTLKTPYLSALVLILGASSASYSQTRTATLDLKFDKPMGPVAMDHISLGQGGLSEYPMWDNRIAEVRALHPRLIRLFVQEYFDILPASDKYHFDTLDQSVDEILQAGAKPLMSIAIKPKVLFPVVDEKIVDPQDYAKWEELIFQMVNHYKARGLVGLYWEVANEPDIGETGGSPYFFKAENYPRYYQHTVAAILRADPQAHVGGPALAGWKSPILPALLAFCEREKVPLSFVSWHIYDSDPIAVEGTIKGVKALLANHPSLHPETILDEWNMALTVPPTDVRIQPAFVVETAWRMKEQGLDYSCYYHIRDYHVDRDRFAAFFSLRGASFMASWWNRMPQYSGLFDYQDRVRPAYFAFLLLSRATGQRLRADSNDTSVHAFLSYDESYGIYNLLLWNYSATPVTVGLNVHGLPVAVMAKRRSLDAAAPSDDENVRLRPMPDVALKPGEKIQQVHLEPYGIESWSLEPRGR from the coding sequence ATGACTTTGAAGACGCCGTATTTGTCTGCTCTGGTGCTTATTCTGGGTGCGAGTTCTGCCTCGTACTCGCAGACGCGTACTGCGACGCTGGACCTCAAGTTTGATAAGCCGATGGGACCTGTTGCGATGGACCACATTTCCCTGGGACAAGGTGGTTTGTCAGAGTATCCGATGTGGGACAACCGGATCGCGGAGGTCCGTGCGCTCCACCCCCGGCTGATTCGATTGTTTGTGCAGGAGTACTTTGACATTCTACCTGCAAGCGATAAATACCATTTCGACACGCTGGATCAATCGGTGGACGAGATCCTTCAAGCCGGCGCGAAGCCGCTCATGTCCATCGCGATCAAGCCGAAGGTATTGTTCCCGGTGGTTGATGAGAAGATCGTCGATCCGCAGGACTATGCAAAATGGGAGGAACTGATCTTCCAGATGGTGAACCACTATAAAGCGCGTGGCTTGGTAGGTCTCTATTGGGAAGTCGCGAACGAGCCCGATATCGGCGAAACCGGCGGCTCGCCATACTTTTTTAAGGCTGAAAATTACCCGCGCTACTATCAACATACGGTGGCAGCGATCCTTCGGGCTGATCCGCAGGCCCATGTGGGCGGTCCAGCACTTGCCGGGTGGAAGTCTCCGATTCTCCCTGCCTTGCTTGCCTTCTGCGAGAGGGAAAAGGTTCCGCTAAGTTTCGTGTCGTGGCATATCTATGACAGCGATCCGATCGCTGTCGAGGGAACGATTAAGGGCGTGAAGGCTCTTCTTGCCAATCATCCGTCGTTGCATCCCGAGACTATTCTGGATGAGTGGAATATGGCTCTGACTGTTCCGCCCACCGATGTTCGGATTCAGCCTGCCTTTGTTGTTGAGACTGCATGGCGGATGAAGGAACAAGGACTGGACTATTCCTGCTACTACCATATTCGCGACTACCACGTGGATCGTGATCGGTTCGCAGCGTTCTTCTCCCTTCGAGGAGCGTCGTTCATGGCGAGCTGGTGGAATCGGATGCCGCAGTACTCGGGGCTCTTCGACTACCAGGACAGGGTGAGGCCCGCATACTTCGCGTTTTTGCTACTGTCACGTGCCACAGGACAAAGGCTCAGAGCTGATTCCAACGACACCTCGGTTCATGCTTTTCTCTCTTATGATGAGTCTTACGGAATTTATAACCTGCTGTTGTGGAACTACTCCGCGACGCCGGTCACCGTGGGCCTGAATGTTCATGGTCTCCCAGTCGCTGTGATGGCAAAGCGCCGCTCGCTGGATGCTGCGGCCCCGTCGGATGATGAGAATGTGCGTCTGCGGCCGATGCCGGATGTCGCGCTCAAGCCGGGAGAGAAGATTCAGCAAGTTCATCTGGAACCCTATGGCATTGAGTCCTGGTCTTTAGAGCCCAGGGGCAGGTGA
- a CDS encoding mandelate racemase/muconate lactonizing enzyme family protein, with product MKITNVEVIILESPGSYEATAGAEEAYGIKHLGLIKIETDGNITGYADLETQPHVAKAIVDAPSEGAVPGFQGLRSVLLGEDPLEVERLWHKMYMASVYYGRRGAAMQVISGVDIALWDIIGKRVGQPIYKLLGAGYRDRVRAYASTLFRSTPEGIAEAGRQYVERGFTAIKFGWGVFGQDAERDVELVAAARAALGNRVDLLIDTGWYVHRTAKQAIHMVRSLEPYRPFLIEEPLSPEDYDGYAELSGAVETMIACGEQEATEWGFRTLIERGRIDVLQPDLSRCGGFTAGRKIVHLADLHNKLCIPHAWISDLLTAASLHLNAFMRNATFQEFNTTSGPLSRELCLTPIQSEGGYLRVPQGPGLGVEVDESVINKYRVA from the coding sequence GTGAAGATCACGAACGTTGAAGTGATCATTCTTGAATCCCCGGGCTCATATGAGGCAACTGCGGGAGCGGAAGAGGCGTATGGCATCAAACACCTTGGCCTTATCAAGATTGAGACGGACGGCAACATTACGGGTTATGCCGACCTTGAGACGCAACCGCATGTAGCAAAAGCTATCGTCGATGCTCCTTCTGAGGGGGCTGTACCGGGATTTCAGGGACTGCGCTCCGTACTGTTGGGCGAGGACCCGCTGGAGGTAGAACGACTATGGCACAAGATGTATATGGCCTCGGTCTACTACGGGCGGCGTGGAGCGGCGATGCAGGTAATCTCGGGCGTCGATATTGCCTTATGGGACATTATTGGCAAGCGAGTGGGTCAGCCGATCTATAAGCTGCTCGGAGCCGGGTATCGTGATCGTGTTCGTGCCTATGCGAGCACGCTCTTTCGTTCCACACCGGAGGGAATTGCAGAGGCGGGTCGCCAATACGTAGAGCGCGGATTTACTGCAATTAAATTTGGGTGGGGTGTCTTCGGGCAGGATGCGGAGCGAGATGTTGAACTGGTAGCGGCAGCGCGTGCGGCGTTGGGGAATCGCGTGGATCTGTTGATCGATACGGGATGGTATGTGCATCGTACGGCGAAGCAGGCGATTCATATGGTTCGTTCGCTTGAGCCGTACAGGCCCTTCCTGATTGAAGAACCTTTGTCTCCTGAAGATTATGACGGTTATGCCGAGCTTTCGGGGGCGGTGGAAACAATGATTGCCTGTGGGGAACAGGAGGCGACGGAGTGGGGCTTTCGCACGTTGATCGAACGAGGGCGGATTGATGTTCTCCAGCCGGATCTTTCACGTTGCGGTGGCTTTACGGCCGGGCGCAAGATCGTTCATCTTGCCGATCTTCATAACAAGCTTTGTATTCCTCATGCCTGGATCTCGGACCTGCTGACGGCAGCTTCACTGCATTTGAACGCGTTTATGCGGAATGCGACGTTTCAGGAGTTCAACACGACGAGTGGGCCTTTGAGCCGGGAGCTGTGCCTGACCCCGATCCAGTCGGAGGGTGGCTATCTTCGTGTGCCTCAAGGGCCTGGACTTGGCGTGGAGGTCGATGAATCGGTGATCAACAAGTACCGCGTGGCGTGA